The Streptomyces durmitorensis genome contains the following window.
CTGGGAAAGCTCGACCTGCCGCCCGCGGACGGCACCCACCGCAGGGTGCTCGCCGTCCTCGCGTATCTGAGGGCCTGAGCCAGCACAGCCAGCACGGCCAGGACAGCCAGCACAGCTCGGACAGCCAGGACAGCCCGGAAAGCGTGCATCATGCACTGGCCACCGGTCTGGTCCATTACGATCCTGAACCATGAGCACGTCAGACCAGATACCGGCAGTACGGGCAGGCCTCACGCCGCGCCAGGCACGGCGCATACGGATCGCCGCGGCCTCGGTGCTGATGGCCGCGGCGGCCGTGGTGCTCGCCGTGCGCCTGGCGAGCCGGTCGTCCGTCCTGGTGGTGGGGGTGTACGGGCTGCTGCTCGTCCTCTGCGGCCTGGTGATCGAACTCAGCAGGCGCGGACGGACCCGGCTCGGCAGCTACCTCCTCGCCGTCGGCCTGGTGGCCGCGCTGCTCATGGACTGGGTGGTGCTTGCCTGACCGGCACGGGGGCGGCCGTCGGCGCCTCGCGCAGCCCGTACCGCTGATGGATCCTCCGCAGCGGCGCCGGTGCCCACCAGGCGCGGCGGCCGAGCAGCGTCATCGTCGCCGGGACGAGGAACATCCGGACCACGGTCGCGTCGATGAGCACCGCGAGCGTCAGGCCGAGCCCGATCTGCAGGATCGGTGAGAAGCCGCCGGTCATGAAGCCGCCGAAGACGATCGCGAGCAGCAGCGCCGCACAGCTGACGACGCGGCCCGAGCGGCGCAGCCCCTCGACGGTGGCGGCACGGTGGTCGCCGGTCTCCAGCCACGCCTCCCGCATCCGGGACAGGATGAACAGCTCGTAGTCCATGGCGAGTCCGAACGCGATGGCGATGATCAGCGGCGGCGCGGTCAGGCTCAGCGCCCCGAGCCCCTCACCGCCGAGCAGCCCCGCGGCGTGCCCGTCCTGGAACACCCACACCACGACGCCGAGCGCGGCGCCCAGGCTGAGCAGGGTGGTGGCGAGCGTACGCAGCGGGAGCAGCAGCGAGCCGGTGAAGGCGAAGAGCAGGGCGAACAGGGCGACCAGGACGGTGAGTACGGCCCAGGGCGCGCGCTCGGCGAGCATCGAACGGAAGTCGACGAGGCTCGCGGCGTTGCCGGTGACCCGGACCGGCTCGTCGCCGCGCAGGTCGCGCACCTGCTCCACGAGCCGGGTGGCGGCCGGACCGTCGACGGATCCGGTCGGCGTGAGTTCGAGCAGGACCGTGCCGTCGGAGAGCCGCTCGCTGTCGGCCGACCTGATCCCGGGCAGGGCCCGGATCTTGTCCTCGCAGTCGGGTTCGGCGCCGGGCCCGATGAGCACCTGGACCGGGTCGGTGTCCGTCCCCGCCGGATAGTGCTCGCGCACGGTGTCGTACAGCTGCCGCGCCTCGGTGTCGTGCGGGAGCTGCCGGGCGTCCCCGATGTTGATCCGCATCCCGAAGGCGGGCAGCGCGAGGAAGGTGAGCACGGCGACGGCGGTGCCGGCCACGGCCAGGGGGCGCCGGGCGGAGAAGAGGGCGAGGCGGGCGAAGAAGGCGCCGGGTTCGGGGGCGGGTGCGCCACTGGCCGCCCTTCCTCGACGCCAAATTGCTTTCTTCGTACGGGACTTCGTCCCTGACGGCGTGATCTTGCCGCCGAACAGGGCGAGCAGCGCCGGAAGGAGCGTCAGCGCCGCCAGCATGTCGACGACGACCACCGCACCGGCCGCCAGGCCCATGCTGCGCAGGAAGGGGCTGGGGAACCAGACGAGCCCCGAGAGGCTGATGGCCACCGTCAGGCCGGAGAAGAGGACGGTGCGTCCGGCGTGGGCGACGGTCGCGTGCACGGCCTGCGCCACGTCCTGCGTCTTTCCCCGCTCCTCTGTCCTCCCCGTCTCCTCTGTCTTCCCCCGCTCCTCGCGGAAGCGGATCACCATCAGGAGCGCGTAGTCGACGGCGAGACCGAGGCCGAGCATGGTGACGATCTGCACGGCGTAGACGGAGATCTCGGTGAACTGGCTGAAGCCGTAGAGGGTCAGGAACGCACCGGCCACGCCGCTCACGGTGACCAGGAGGGGGAGACCGGCGGCCCGCAGCCCGCCGAAGATGAGCAGGAGGACGACCAGTACGGCGGGCAGGGTGATCAACTCGGCCTGTGCGACGTCCTCTTGAGCCCTGCCGCCCATCTGCTCGCCGAGCAGCGGCCCGCCGCTCACCGCCACGTCACCGGCGGTGATCTCACGCAGGCGGTCGGCCGCGTCGCCGACGGCCTCCTCCTCGGCGTCGTCGTCGAGGCCGCCCTTGAGGACGACGGGGACGAGCAGGGCCTTGCCGTCCTGGGCGACAAGGCCTCGGGTGGTGTACGGATCCGGCACCTGGGCGATGCCCGGCTGCCTCCGTACGTCGGCCACGGCGTCGTCCACCTGCGCGCGGACCCGTGGGGATTCGACGTCCGGGCCCGACACCATGGCGCTGAAGTCCTCGCCGTCCGGGGTGAGTTCGGCCAGGCGTTCCTCGGTGACGACGGACTCGCTGCCGGGGACGTCCTCGACCGACGAGGTCAGGTCGCCGAAGACCCGGGTGCCGAAGCCGAGACCCAGGACGAGGAGAAGGAGCCAGATGAGGACGACGGTTCGGGGGCGTCGGGTCGCTGAGCGGGCGAGGGCGGCCAACATGGGCTCTGCCTCCTCCATGGACGGGGTCCGGGTCGCCCCTCAGCGTCGCCCTCCGCCGCGCGTGGCGGATCGCCGTGGCGGGCGGTCTTGCGTTCTCCCCCGAGCGGGGTAGACCTCCGTCGGGCGGGGGAGGCGGCGGCAGGTCGGTGAGTGGCCCTAGCTCCCCGGAACCACGAGCCCCGTCTCGTACGCGCAGATCACCGCCTGCACCCGGTCCCGCAGCCCCAGCTTCGACAGGACGTTGCTGACGTGGGTCTTCACCGTGTGGTCGCTGACCACGAACGACGCCGCGATCTCCGCGTTCGAGAGCCCCCGGGCAAGCAGCCGCAGCGTCTCCTCCTCGCGGGCGGTGAGCACCGAGAGGCGTTCGGCGGGCGACACGGCAGGTGCGTCGGACTCCGTGCGGCGGCGCCGGACCACGTCCGCCACCAGGCGCCGCGTCACCGAGGGAGCGAGCAGGGAGTCCCCGGCCGCCACGACCCGCACCGCGTGCACCAGGTCGTCCCTGCGGACGTCCTTGAGCAGGAAGCCGCTCGCCCCTGCGTACAGCGCCTCGTACACGTACTCGTCGAGGTCGAACGTGGTCAGCATGACGACCCGGCAGCTGGACTGCGCGCACACCTGGCGGGCCGCCTCGATGCCGTCCATCCCCGGCATGCGGATGTCCAGGAGGATGACGTCGGGGGCGTGCAGGCGCACCGCCGCCACCGCCTCGGCGCCGTCACCCGCCTCCGCCACCACCTCGATGTCGGGCTGTGCCTCAAGGATCATGGAGAAGCCGCTGCGCACCAGCTCCTGATCGTCGGCGACCGCCACCCGGATGCTCATCCCCCAAGGATGCCGTGGGCAGCGTGACGGCGACACGGAATCCACCATCGGGTCCGTTCCCGGCCTCGGTGGTGCCACCGCAGGCGGCGGCGCGTTCCCGGATGCCGACCAGGCCGTGCCCCGCGCCCTGCGCGCCGGAGAGCCCGGCTCCGTCGTCCTGGATCCGCAGCCTCAACTCGGCCGCGTACCAGGTCAGTTGAATGGTCACCGTCGCCGCTCCCGCGTGCTTGACGCAGTTGGTCAGCGCCTCCTGGACGATGCGGTACGCGGCCACCTCGACGTCGGGCGGGAGCGGACGGGGCTCTCCCTCTTCCGTCAACTCCACGCGCAGGCCCGCCTGTTCGACCAGTGCGGCCAGCTCAGGGAGCGCCGCGAGCGTCGGCTGCGGGTCCCGTCCGGCGTCCGGCGCCGTCGACTCCCTCAGGACGCCCAGGATCCGCCGCAACTGCACCATCGCGTCGCGCCCCGCGCCGGCGATCGCTTCGAACGCCCCCACCGCACGGTCCGGATCGCTGCGGACGACCACGGGTCCCGCCTCTGCCTGGACCACCATCAGGCTCACCGCGTGGGCGAGGATGTCGTGCATGTCGCGGGCGATCCTGGACCGCTCCTGGCCGACCGCACGCGCCGTCTCGGTGGCGCGCTCCCGCTCCAGGCGCCGGGCCCGGTCCTCCAGGGCCGCGGTGTACGCGCGCTGCACGCGGGCGAAGGCACCCAGGGCGTACGCGCTGACGAGGCTGAGCAGGTGGAAGGGGTACTCGTACGGCTCGGCGTGCTCCTTGAAGGCCATGGTGACGGCGGCCCCCGTCAGCCAACCGGCGAGCATGACGCGCCGTTTCAGCGGCGTGCTCAGGGCGGCCACGGTGTAGAGGGCGACCATGCCGCCGAAGCAGACGTCGGGCGGCGGCCGGTGGTAGAGCGCCATGACGGGCGTGAAGACGGCGATCACGGAGGCACAGGCGAAGGGCGCGCGGCGCCGCCAGATCAGCGGCGCCGCGGTCCCGGCACCGAGGGCGAACCCGGCCGCGCTCAGCGGGTCGCCGCCCTCGTCGGGGAAGAGGAACTGGAGCGAGACGGCGAAGAGCACCAGGGCGGCGAGCGCGGTGTCCACGACGTAGGGGTGGGCGGTGTGGGTGGTGCGCAGCCGGGACAGGGCGGGGAAGGGACGTTGCATCGGCGGGCTCCTCGGGGCAGGAGGCCGTGCCAGTATCGCGGCGGCCCGGCGGCGCTGTCCTCACCGGTGCGGGGGATATGTGCGGGGCGAAGGCGTCTGCGGTTCTCCGCAGGGTCCTCAGGACTCCAGGTACCGCAGCACCGCGAGCACCCGGCGGCTGTAGCCGGTGGTGCGCGAGAGGTCGAGCTTGTCGAAGATCGTGTTGAGGTTCTTCTCGACCGCGCTCAGCGAGATGTGCAGCTTCTGCGCGATGGCCGCGTTGGTGTGGCCCTGCGCGAGCGCCTCGATGACGGTGCGCTCGCGGGGCGTGAGGCGGGAGAGGGGGTCGGTGTGCGTGGTGCGGATGACCAACTGCCGTACGATTTCCGGGTCGATGGCGGCGCCGCCCGCGTGGATCCGCTCCAGCGAGTCGAGGAACTCGTCGACCTGCGCGACACGGTCCTTGAGGAGATAGCCGACCCGCTCGGCGTTCGGAGTGAGCAGCTGCGCCGCGTAGTTGCGCTCCACGTGCTGGGAGAGCACGAGCACGCCGACCCCGGGCCAGCGCTCGCGGATCTCCACCGCGGCGCGCAGCCCCTCGTCCGTGTGGGTCGGCGGCATCCGGATGTCGGTGACCACGACGTCCGGCGTCCGCGCCTCCACCTCACGCAGCAGCGACACGGCGTCACCCACCCCGGCGAGCACCTCGTGCCCCTCCTCGGCGAGCAGCCGGATCAGCCCTTCGCGCAGCAGGGTCGAGTCCTCGGCGAGCATTACGCGCACGGCAGCTCCGCGGTGATGGTGGTGGGCCCCCCGGAGGGGCTGTGGACGTCCAGTCTGCCGTCGAGCGCGGCCACCCGGCTGTGCAGCCCGGTCAGACCGCTGCCCGCCGGGTCGGCGCCGCCGACGCCGCTGTCGCGGACCAGGACGGCCAGGTAGGTGCCGTGTCCCTTGACGCTGACGAAGATGTCCGCTGCGGACGCGTGCTTGGCCGCGTTGGTCACGGCCTCGGACACGACGAAGTAGGCGGCCGTCTCGATGGCCGCGGGCAGCGGCTCGGGAACGTCGTACTCGATCCTCATCGGGATGCCGCACCGCTCACGGACCCCGCCGAGCGCCTCCTGCAGACCGAGGTTGTCCAGGGCCGACGGATAGACGCGCCAGGCCACTTCGCGCAGTTCGGTGAGCACTTCCCGCGACTCCCTGTGCGCCTGCTCCAGGAGGGCGTCAGACTGCTCCGGCGTCTTGCCGCGGCGGGCACGGCCGAGCAGCATGGCAAGGGCCACGAGGCGCTGCTGGACGCCGTCGTGCAGATCGCGCTCGACGCGCCGCCGCTCCGCGTCCACCGCCCGCACCACCGCGGCGCGGCTCGCGGCCAGTTCCTGGATGCGCCGCTCCAGGAGCTCGCGCTCGGAGGGCCCGAAGCACTCGCGGGCCAGGCGTGCGTCCAGGGCGGCCAGCGAGTTCAGGCCCTGGACGTCGAGGAAGAGCAGGACGCCGCCGAGCACCACCTGGGTAAGCAGCTCCTGCCAGGTCAGCGTGGACCGGGCGACGCCCGCGGCGAGCAGCCCGGCCAGGACGACCCCGAAGACGAGCAGTCCGACCACGACGCCGCACAGCAGCCCGGCGTACGTACGGGCCGCGAGGTAGCGCAGCACCCGCTGGTCGGAGGCGTGGTGCTCCGGGAACCTGTCACGGAAGAAGACCGAGCGCCTCGCGCGCTCGATGGCGGTGAGCCTGCGGGCCCCCGAGGCGAGCAGGGCGTGGGCCCGGCCTCGGGTGCGCGGCCACAGCAGGAAGGCGCCGAGCAGGGCGCCGGCCAGGATGAAGTACAGCAGGCCGAGGAGGGCGGTGAAGCAGCTGAGCAGGACACCGGTGGCCCTCAGGAGGCGCGCCGTCGGCTTCGACGGGGGCGGGGCACCGTCCATCGGCCGTGGACCGAGCGGCGGCAAGAGACGATGGGTGTCCGTACCTGCCAGATCCCCCTTCACGCCTGCCGACACTAGTGACGCCGCCCAGAGGCGGCAAGATCGCCCGACTGCTTCCTGGACCGGACGCGCCTGATCACGTAGAGGGCGACGGCGGCGAGGACCAGGACGAGGACGGCCTTGGACAGGAATCCGACGTAGGTCTCCACGGCGTCCCACTGGTCGCCCAGCCAGTACCCCGCCATCACGAGGACCGAGTTCCAGACCAGGCTGCCGAGGGTGGTCAGGGACAGGAAGACCGGCAGCGGCATGCGCTCGACACCGGCCGGTACGGAGATGAGGCTGCGGAAGATCGGCACCATGCGGCCCAGGAGGACGGCCTTGGTGCCGTGCTTGGCGAACCACCGCTCGGTGCGCTCCAGGTCGGAGCCCTTGACCAGCGGCAGCCTGGCCCAGATGGCGTGCATGCGCTCACGGCCGAACAGCACGCCGATCCAGTACAGGACGGCGGCGCCGACCACGGAGCCGAGCGTGGTCCAGAACAGCGCGGACGCCAGGCTGATCACGCCCTGCCCCGCGGCGAAGCCGGTCAGCGGCAGGATCACCTCGCTGGGCAGCGGCGGGAAGAGGTTCTCCAGGGCGATGGCGAGACCGGCTCCCGGGCCGCCCATGGTGTCCACGAGGTCGGCCGCCCAGCCCGCTATGCCGCCCGCGGGTTCCTGGGGGAGGGCGAGGGTCACGAGATCCATGCGGTTTCTCCAAGCTGGCGGGGCGGCGGCTGTGGCACAGCCGCCGGGCTTCATCAGCAACGCTAGAAACCGTGGGCCGGCGGCGGTATGCGGGTTGCCGTCGATCAGGGTGGGGTTTTCCGCAGGTTTCCCAAGGCTTCCGAAGGCGTCCGAAGGTTTCCGGGAAACGCGAAAGGGCTTCTCGGAAATCCGAGAAGCCCCAGGTCAGCGACCTAATCGCTAGTGCGCCGCCAGGGACTCGAACCCCGGACCCGCTGATTAAGAGTCAGCTGCTCTAACCAACTGAGCTAGCGGCGCCTGCTGACTCAAAAATAATACCTGCTCCCGCAGGGTGCTCAGGACCGCCCCTAGATCGCCAGAGACAGCAGCACCGGCGCCGCCCCGCGATTGAGCGTCTCGGCCGCTTCCCGCAGCCGGTGTGCGTGCTCCACCGGCAGGGACAGCGCGAGGCAGCCGACCGCGGAGCCCGCGGTGATGGGGACGGCGGCGCAGACCGTGCCGACCGCGTACTCCTGGAGGTCCAGGACCGGGACGGTGGCGGGCTGGGCCGCGAGGTGGCTCAGGAGGACCCGCTCGTTCGTGATCGTCCGCGAGGTGAGGCGGGCCATCTTGTGGCGGGAGAGGTGGTCCCTGCGGCCGTTCAGGTCGAGCTGGGTCAGCAGGCTCTTGCCGACCGCGCTGGCGTGCGCGGAGGAGCGGAAGTCCACCCACTCGTTGACCTTCGGGGTGCGGGGGCCGTCCGCGCAGTCGGTGATCTTGATTTCGCCGTCCTCGTACCGGCTGAAGTAGACGGCCGCGCCGATCGAGTCGCGAAGACCGTCGAGCGTCACCTGGAGCTTGTCCCGCAGCGTCTGGTCGCGGCGCTGGGCCGAGCCGAGGCGGGCGAGGGATTCACCGGTGACGTACGCGCCGTCGGCGATCTGCTCGATGTAGGCCTCGCGGCGCAGCATGCGCAGCAGGGCGGCCAGCTGGGGGGCGGGAAGGTCGATCTGCCGGGCGAGCTCGGCTTCGGTCACGCCGGTGTCGTGCTTGGAGACGATTTCGAGCACCCGCAGGGCGCTCTGTACCGAGTGCTGCGGCGTGGTCGGCTCATGCTTCAGCGCCACGGCTTCCCCCTGCGTGGAACGGTTCCGGACAGCTGGGCTCGTCCCACGATAGCCGCCAAGGGCCCCATATGGAGCGGCTGTTGACGAGATTGGTGGCGCGCCCCGGCCCTGTCAGCAGGAACGCGCCACCCTGGCATATGCCAGTGTCACCACCCAAGGCCATGGCCTGGCTGATTGCGGTGCACGGTCACAGGACCGCGCTGAGGAACTCCCGGGTCCGCTCGTGCTCCGGCTCGGTGAAGATCTTCTCCGGGGTCCCGGACTCGATGACCCGGCCCGAGTCGAACATCAGGACCTGGTCCGAGATGTCACGGGCGAAGTTCATCTCGTGGGTCACACAGAGCATCGTGATGTCCGTCGTGTGCGCGATGTCCCGCAGGACGTCGAGGACACCCGCCACCAGCTCGGGGTCGAGCGCGGACGTGACCTCGTCCAGGAGCAGCACCTGCGGGCGCATCGCCAGGGCGCGCGCGATGGCGACGCGCTGCTGCTGGCCGCCGGAGAGCTGGTTGGGGTACTTGTCGATGTGCTCGGTGAGCCCGACCAGTTCGAGCAGGCCGCGGGCGCGCTCCTCGGCCTCGTCCTTGGACAGGCCGAGCACCTGGACCGGCGCCTCGGTGATGTTCCGCAGGACCTTCATGTTCGGGAAGAGGTTGAACTGCTGGAAGACCATCCCGATGTTCTTGCGGACCTCGCGGATGTACTTCTCGCCGGCCGGCACGAGCTTGCCGTTCTTCTCCTCGTGCGTGAGATAACGCCCGCCGACCTTGATGGTGCCCTCCTCGGGCTTCATCAGGGTCATGAGCAGCCGCAGGATCGTGGTCTTGCCCGATCCGGAGGGGCCGATCAGCGTGACGTGCTTGCCCGAGTCCACGGAGAAGTCGAGCTCGTCCAGGACGGTGTTCGAGCCGAACCTCTTGGTGACCTTGTCGAAGCGGATCAGCTCGCTGCCGTCCACCGCCGGATTGGTCGTTTCCTTGGGGGTGCTTTCAGACGACAAGACGACGCTCCAGAGCTCGGAGGAGGAGGGAGGACGGGTAGGCGATGACGATGAAGGCGATGCCGACGACGGTCAGGGCCTCGGTGTACTGGAAGGTCTCCGCCGCCTGGAGGCGGGAGCGCTGCAGCAGTTCGAGGACGCCGATGCTGGCGAGCAGCGGGGTGTCCTTCAGCATCGCGATGACGTAGTTGCCCAGCGCGGGGATCACGCGCCGGATGGCCTGCGGCAGGATCACCGCGGTCCACGTGTGGCGGTAGGGCAGGCTCAGCGCCGTGGCCGCCTCCCACTGTCCCTCGGGCACGGCCTCGATGCCCGCGCGGTAGACCTGCGCGGTGTACGTCGAGTAGTGCAGGCCGATCGCGATGGTGCCGGTCGTCAGCGCGGAGAACTGGATGCCCCAGTCCGGCAGCACGAAGAAGAAAAAGAAGAGCTGCACGAGCAGCGGAGTGTTGCGGATGAACTCGGTGACGATGCCGACCGGCCAGCGCACGAAGCGGCTCGGCGCGCGGAACAGGAGCGCCCACACCAGGCCGAGCGAGAACGAGATCAGCGAGCCGAGTGCCAGGACCTGCAGGGTGACCAGGACGCCGTCCCAGAAGTGCGGCATGAAGTCGGAGACCGCACCCCAGTCCCACTTGTCAGTTCCGTTGTTCACGCGCCACCGCCCCCTGAGCTCTTCGGGATCTGAGAAGTCGCCAGCTGCTGGCGGAAGTTGAGCTTGCCCATCAGGCCGCCTCGCGGCTCGGGGCTCTGTCCGATCCCCGCCTTGGTCTTACGCTCCAGCGAACGCATCCCGCGGGTCAGCAGGAACGCGATCACGAAGTAGATGACCAGGGTGATCGTGTAGATCTCGGCGCTCTCCGTGGTCGCGAGGCGCACCAGGTTCGCGGCGAAGGACACGTCGCCGATGCCCAGCAGCGAGACCAGGGCGGTGCCCTTGAGGAGCTCGACCAGCAGGTTCGAGAACGGCGGGATCATCTCCGGGATGGCCTGCGGCAGCAGGATGAGACGCATCCGCTGCCACGGGCTGAAGCTCAACGCGACCCCCGCCTCGCGCTGTGCCGGTGTCACCGAGTTGAGCGAGCCACGCACGATCTCGGCGCCGTACGCACCGTAGGAGAGTCCGAGTGCGAGCACGGCCGCCCACATCGGGACCAGCGCCCAGCCGACCAGTTGCGGCAGGACGAAGAAGATCCAGAACATCAGCACCAGCGAAGAGGTGCCGCGGAAGACCTCGGTGTAGAACCCGGCGAGGAAGCGCACGGTGCGCAGCCGGTGGGTGCGGGCCATGCCGATGCCGAAGGCGACGGCGGTCGCGAGGGCCGCGCTGTAGATCGTCAGCTGGATGGTGATCCAGATACCGGGCAGAACCCAGTGTTCCCACAGTCCCGCTGTCATTTGCACAGCTCCTCTGCGGTCAGCGTGGTCATCTCGTCCTTGGTGAAGCCGAAGGGCTTCAGGATGCGGAAGAGCTCGCCGCTCTTCTTCATCTTGTGGATCTCCACGTTGAAGGCGTCGCGCAGCTTCGTGTCGGTGGGCCGGAAGGTGAAGCCGCCGCCGTCGATCTGCTTCTCGCCGTCGACGATGGGCGCGAAGGCCTCGGTGGCCTCCGCCTTCGTGCTCTTGCGGACCACTTCGCGGCCGGTCAGGGCGGTGCCCGCGAAGAAGTCGATGCGACCGGACTCCACGGCGTTCATGCCCGCGACCGGGTCGGGGAAGATCGAGATGTCCCCCCGCTTGTAGCCCGCGGCGATTCCGTAGTCGATCTCCGCGTAGGCGGGTCCCGTGCCCATCTTCGCCTTCGCCTTGAAGGCGTCCTGGTAGTTGAAGAGCTTCTTCGGGTTGCCCTTGCGGACGATGAAGGAGTCCAGCATCTGGTATTCGGGGTCGGAGAAGATGACCTGCTGACAGCGGTCCTTGTTGATGTACATCCCGGCCGAGACCACATCGAACTGCTGCGTGTTCAGGCCAGGGATGAGCGAGCCGAACTCGGTCGCCACCGGCTGCACCTTGGGGACACCCAGGCGCTCGAAGATCGTTTTGGCGAGCTTCACCGCCTCGCCGGTGAACGCCCCGTCCTCGTCGATGTACCCGTACGGCGCCTCTCCCGCGATCCCGAGCCGTACGGTCCCCTGCGACTTCAGGCGCGCCAGCGTGTCCCCCGTGGGGACCTTGCTGCAGCCCGCGGCGCCGAGCGCGCCCACCGCACCTACCGCGGCCGCGCCGAACAGGAGTGATCGTCGGCGGACCCCCGAATTCCGGGGCACCGCACTCGGTCCCGTGCCGTGGGCACGGGCGCTCTCAGTCTCATTGCTCTCTGGGTCGTTCCAAAGTGGTGGAGCCATGGGCGCGCGGCTACCCGACTCGACGCAAGATATGCGGGCCAATTTCAGCCCCTGATGCAATCGTTGTGGTCTTGACCCAGGGAGGAGCATGGGACACATGGCAGACCGATTCATCGAAGTCTCCCTCGCCAAGCGGGGAGTTCAGTGCACGGCAAAGCTGCTCGACGACCGGGCCCCGTTGACCTGCGCGGCGGTGTGGGAGGCGCTTCCGCTCAGCGAGGACGTCTATCACGCGAAGTACGCCCGCAATGAGATCTACGCCCTCTTTCCGGCTTTCGCGGACCGCGAGCCGCCCCTGGAGAATCCGACAGTCACCCCCATTCCCGGCGACCTCTGCTATTTCTCCTTCAACGGGACACAGCTGGGCACGCAGGCCTACGGCTACGAACCGGCCGCGGACGTCAAGGCGGGCGCCACGGTCGTGGACCTCGCCCTCTTCTACGAGCGCAACAACCTGCTGCTCAACGGAGACGTCGGCTGGGTTCCCGGCATCGTCTGGGGCCAGGTGGTCGAAGGCCTCGACCAGATGGCCGAGGCCTGCAACGACCTGTGGCGCGCGGGCGCGCAGGGCGAGACGCTGAATTTCCGCAGAGCGTAGGTCCGCAGGTCCGCAGGTCCCGCCCGCGGGTTCCCGCGGGTTCAGTCAGTGGCGGGCGGCGCGATCCT
Protein-coding sequences here:
- the ehuC gene encoding ectoine/hydroxyectoine ABC transporter permease subunit EhuC produces the protein MTAGLWEHWVLPGIWITIQLTIYSAALATAVAFGIGMARTHRLRTVRFLAGFYTEVFRGTSSLVLMFWIFFVLPQLVGWALVPMWAAVLALGLSYGAYGAEIVRGSLNSVTPAQREAGVALSFSPWQRMRLILLPQAIPEMIPPFSNLLVELLKGTALVSLLGIGDVSFAANLVRLATTESAEIYTITLVIYFVIAFLLTRGMRSLERKTKAGIGQSPEPRGGLMGKLNFRQQLATSQIPKSSGGGGA
- the ehuB gene encoding ectoine/hydroxyectoine ABC transporter substrate-binding protein EhuB; the encoded protein is MAPPLWNDPESNETESARAHGTGPSAVPRNSGVRRRSLLFGAAAVGAVGALGAAGCSKVPTGDTLARLKSQGTVRLGIAGEAPYGYIDEDGAFTGEAVKLAKTIFERLGVPKVQPVATEFGSLIPGLNTQQFDVVSAGMYINKDRCQQVIFSDPEYQMLDSFIVRKGNPKKLFNYQDAFKAKAKMGTGPAYAEIDYGIAAGYKRGDISIFPDPVAGMNAVESGRIDFFAGTALTGREVVRKSTKAEATEAFAPIVDGEKQIDGGGFTFRPTDTKLRDAFNVEIHKMKKSGELFRILKPFGFTKDEMTTLTAEELCK
- a CDS encoding DUF3830 family protein; protein product: MADRFIEVSLAKRGVQCTAKLLDDRAPLTCAAVWEALPLSEDVYHAKYARNEIYALFPAFADREPPLENPTVTPIPGDLCYFSFNGTQLGTQAYGYEPAADVKAGATVVDLALFYERNNLLLNGDVGWVPGIVWGQVVEGLDQMAEACNDLWRAGAQGETLNFRRA